A stretch of Triticum aestivum cultivar Chinese Spring chromosome 1D, IWGSC CS RefSeq v2.1, whole genome shotgun sequence DNA encodes these proteins:
- the LOC123170415 gene encoding uncharacterized protein: MAGTGTSSSHKEKPYHLLLSIDAMELPRPPARSTGLLMELDNGRGRLKETVEELRAEDARLEGFGALHCAAGGERLEVCKYLIEELQVDVNVVDKEGTCESVKQLIAKGAYIDPVAYIDQVDFCGTPFHCAATKGHDDIMKILLDHNADCNKLVNGKTPLIAAIDATSRNCMVLLIEAGADRMGALTYAMENLHSEKLVSTDFVNYIMEDVAANRFVPDDDEPESRSKTKAEGFKKLADCSFKQEDYLSAAKSYTVAIRFNPKIATLYSNRSLCWLRMGESDKAPLDAYKCRKLRSDWPKAYYRQGAALMLLKDYKGAREHFSDGLKLDPANTEMEHALRKAYDAMKDVSEPQG; this comes from the exons atggccggcaccgggaCCTCCTCGAGCCACAAGgagaag CCCTACCATCTCCTACTCTCCATCGATGCCATGGAGCTGCCGCGCCCACCAGCTCGCTCCACCG GTCTGCTGATGGAGCTGGACAACGGCAGGGGCCGCCTCAAGGAAACGGTAGAGGAGCTCAGGGCGGAAGATGCACGGCTGGAGGGTTTCGGGGCACTGCACTGTGCTGCCGGCGGAGAGCGGCTGGAGGTGTGCAAGTACCTCATCGAGGAACTCCAGGTTGATGTGAATGTCGTCGACAAGGAAG GAACTTGTGAATCTGTTAAACAACTGATTGCTAAAGGAGCCTATATCGACCCGGTAGCTTACATCGACCAGGTAGATTTTTGTGGGACACCATTTCATTGCGCTGCTACTAAAGGGCATGATGACATTATGAAGATTTTATTGGACCATAATGCAGAT TGCAACAAATTGGTAAATGGCAAGACACCTCTAATTGCAGCTATAGATGCCACCTCAAGGAACTGTATGGTTCTCCTGATTGAG GCTGGTGCTGATCGCATGGGAGCTTTAACCTATGCTATGGAAAATCTCCATTCTGAAAAACTTGTTTCAACTGACTTCGTCAATTACATTATGGAGGATGTTGCTGCCAACCGTTTTGTTCCTGATGAT GATGAGCCTGAGTCTAGAAGTAAAACTAAAGCGGAAGGCTTTAAGAAACTTGCGGACTGTAGTTTCAAGCAGGAGGATTATCTTAGTGCAGCAAAATCCTACACTGTG GCAATAAGGTTTAATCCCAAAATTGCAACATTGTACTCAAACAGGAGCCTTTGTTGGCTTCGCATGGGCGAGAGCGACAAGGCTCCGTTGGATGCTTACAAATGCAGAAAATTGCGGTCTGACTGGCCAAAAGCCTATTACCGGCAGGGTGCAGCTCTGATGTTGCTCAAG GATTACAAGGGTGCACGCGAACATTTCTCGGATGGACTCAAGTTGGACCCGGCCAACACTGAGATGGAGCACGCATTACG GAAAGCTTATGATGCCATGAAAGATGTCTCGGAGCCCCAAGGTTGA
- the LOC123182210 gene encoding protein TANC2 isoform X2: MLSQYNSMLGSRTAGGVVVDSRQTVAHFLSPHRFSVHADRLHLAAFSLSSPHPKPYQLLLSIHAMAPPGSPAPFTVGGPVLNMIFQAASDGDLPLFKRLVTMLDMGRGRLKETVEALRVEDAGLLQGLGALHVAANRGRLEVCRYLVEELQVDVNAVDKGGRTPLFFAISCKGVGIAKYLLDHGANPNKSCHDGLSPLHEATASGHDGILKILLDHNADRNKEVNGKTPLIAAVDADSRNCMLLLIRAGADTKGALTYAAENLHSQKLVSTDFVNCIKEDAAANRVLPDDDEPVSKSKTRAAGFKKLANNSFKKKDYFSAAGSYSVAMMLDPDDATMYSNRSLCSLRMGDGDKALIDANECRKMRPDWPTACYRQGAALMLLKDYKGACEHFLDGLKLDPANTEIEDALRKAYDAMQDVSQHQG; the protein is encoded by the exons ATGCTCTCGCAGTACAATTCAATGCTGGGTAGTCGAACAGCCGGTGGCGTCGTGGTTGACAGCCGGCAGACGGTTGCCCATTTTTTATCTCCGCATAGATTCTCCGTTCACGCGGATCGTCTTCATCTCGctgccttctctctctcttctccccaccCAAAACCCTACCAACTCCTACTCTCCATCCACGCCATGGCGCCGCCGGGCTCGCCCGCTCCCTTCACCG TCGGCGGGCCGGTGCTGAACATGATATTCCAAGCGGCGTCCGACGGAGATCTCCCCCTCTTCAAGA GGCTGGTGACGATGCTGGACATGGGCAGGGGCCGCCTCAAGGAGACGGTGGAGGCGCTGAGGGTGGAGGATGCCGGGTTGCTACAGGGTCTCGGGGCACTGCACGTCGCCGCTAACCGAGGGAGGCTGGAGGTGTGCAGGTACTTGGTCGAGGAACTGCAGGTTGATGTGAACGCCGTCGACAAGGGAG GTAGAACACCTCTGTTTTTTGCGATATCTTGTAAGGGTGTGGGTATTGCCAAATATCTTCTTGATCATGGTGCCAATCCAAACAAAAGCTGCCACGATGGGCTTTCCCCTTTACATGAAGCCACTGCATCAG GGCATGACGGCATTTTGAAGATTTTGCTGGACCACAATGCAGAC CGCAATAAAGAGGTAAATGGCAAGACGCCTCTCATTGCAGCTGTAGATGCTGACTCAAGGAACTGTATGCTTCTCCTGATTAGG GCTGGTGCTGACACCAAGGGAGCTTTAACCTATGCTGCGGAGAATCTCCATTCTCAAAAACTTGTTTCAACTGACTTCGTCAATTGCATTAAGGAGGACGCTGCTGCCAACCGTGTTCTTCCAGATGAT GATGAGCCTGTGTCTAAAAGCAAAACTAGAGCGGCAGGGTTTAAGAAACTTGCGAACAACTCTTTCAAGAAGAAGGATTATTTTTCTGCAGCAGGATCCTACAGTGTG GCAATGATGCTTGATCCAGATGATGCGACCATGTACTCAAACAGGAGCCTTTGCTCGCTCCGCATGGGTGACGGAGACAAGGCTTTGATAGATGCTAACGAATGCAGGAAAATGCGGCCTGATTGGCCAACAGCCTGTTACCGGCAAGGCGCGGCTCTGATGTTACTGAAG GATTACAAGGGTGCTTGCGAACATTTCCTGGATGGACTCAAGTTGGACCCAGCTAACACTGAGATTGAGGATGCATTACG GAAAGCTTATGATGCCATGCAAGATGTCTCTCAACACCAAGGCTGA
- the LOC123182210 gene encoding protein TANC2 isoform X1: protein MLSQYNSMLGSRTAGGVVVDSRQTVAHFLSPHRFSVHADRLHLAAFSLSSPHPKPYQLLLSIHAMAPPGSPAPFTVGGPVLNMIFQAASDGDLPLFKRLVTMLDMGRGRLKETVEALRVEDAGLLQGLGALHVAANRGRLEVCRYLVEELQVDVNAVDKGGRTPLFFAISCKGVGIAKYLLDHGANPNKSCHDGLSPLHEATASGDCETVKLLLAKGAYIDPVAFCGTPLHCAATQGHDGILKILLDHNADRNKEVNGKTPLIAAVDADSRNCMLLLIRAGADTKGALTYAAENLHSQKLVSTDFVNCIKEDAAANRVLPDDDEPVSKSKTRAAGFKKLANNSFKKKDYFSAAGSYSVAMMLDPDDATMYSNRSLCSLRMGDGDKALIDANECRKMRPDWPTACYRQGAALMLLKDYKGACEHFLDGLKLDPANTEIEDALRKAYDAMQDVSQHQG, encoded by the exons ATGCTCTCGCAGTACAATTCAATGCTGGGTAGTCGAACAGCCGGTGGCGTCGTGGTTGACAGCCGGCAGACGGTTGCCCATTTTTTATCTCCGCATAGATTCTCCGTTCACGCGGATCGTCTTCATCTCGctgccttctctctctcttctccccaccCAAAACCCTACCAACTCCTACTCTCCATCCACGCCATGGCGCCGCCGGGCTCGCCCGCTCCCTTCACCG TCGGCGGGCCGGTGCTGAACATGATATTCCAAGCGGCGTCCGACGGAGATCTCCCCCTCTTCAAGA GGCTGGTGACGATGCTGGACATGGGCAGGGGCCGCCTCAAGGAGACGGTGGAGGCGCTGAGGGTGGAGGATGCCGGGTTGCTACAGGGTCTCGGGGCACTGCACGTCGCCGCTAACCGAGGGAGGCTGGAGGTGTGCAGGTACTTGGTCGAGGAACTGCAGGTTGATGTGAACGCCGTCGACAAGGGAG GTAGAACACCTCTGTTTTTTGCGATATCTTGTAAGGGTGTGGGTATTGCCAAATATCTTCTTGATCATGGTGCCAATCCAAACAAAAGCTGCCACGATGGGCTTTCCCCTTTACATGAAGCCACTGCATCAG GAGATTGTGAAACTGTTAAACTATTGCTTGCTAAAGGAGCCTATATTGACCCGGTAGCCTTTTGTGGGACACCACTTCATTGCGCTGCTACTCAAGGGCATGACGGCATTTTGAAGATTTTGCTGGACCACAATGCAGAC CGCAATAAAGAGGTAAATGGCAAGACGCCTCTCATTGCAGCTGTAGATGCTGACTCAAGGAACTGTATGCTTCTCCTGATTAGG GCTGGTGCTGACACCAAGGGAGCTTTAACCTATGCTGCGGAGAATCTCCATTCTCAAAAACTTGTTTCAACTGACTTCGTCAATTGCATTAAGGAGGACGCTGCTGCCAACCGTGTTCTTCCAGATGAT GATGAGCCTGTGTCTAAAAGCAAAACTAGAGCGGCAGGGTTTAAGAAACTTGCGAACAACTCTTTCAAGAAGAAGGATTATTTTTCTGCAGCAGGATCCTACAGTGTG GCAATGATGCTTGATCCAGATGATGCGACCATGTACTCAAACAGGAGCCTTTGCTCGCTCCGCATGGGTGACGGAGACAAGGCTTTGATAGATGCTAACGAATGCAGGAAAATGCGGCCTGATTGGCCAACAGCCTGTTACCGGCAAGGCGCGGCTCTGATGTTACTGAAG GATTACAAGGGTGCTTGCGAACATTTCCTGGATGGACTCAAGTTGGACCCAGCTAACACTGAGATTGAGGATGCATTACG GAAAGCTTATGATGCCATGCAAGATGTCTCTCAACACCAAGGCTGA